One segment of Nitrospira sp. DNA contains the following:
- a CDS encoding DUF692 domain-containing protein, with protein MREDRQWHCPRHHERRSGEDERNDDEKDVGRPAMSFQHPAPIPACAGIGLRSHHFREILEKPPSVAWMETHPENYFGEGGAALRILERIRSQYSLSFHGVGLSLGSTDPLDHVHLRKLKGLIDRFEPAFVSEHLSWSSVDGRFFNDLLPLPYTQESLDHVCTRINEVQTILKRPLLIENITRYLTWEDSIVPEGEFLAETARITGCGILLDLNNVYVNAVNLGLDPLELLSAIPAQTVQEIHLAGFDRFGRMLLDTHGQAIYPEVWGLYQWTIHHFGPRPTLIEWDTNLPPLAVLVEQATHADAILKEYHLAAS; from the coding sequence TTGCGGGAAGATCGCCAATGGCACTGTCCTCGCCATCACGAAAGACGATCTGGCGAAGATGAAAGAAATGATGATGAAAAAGATGTAGGACGACCAGCGATGTCTTTTCAACATCCTGCCCCGATCCCGGCATGTGCCGGGATCGGACTGCGGTCTCATCATTTTCGCGAAATCTTGGAGAAGCCACCTTCGGTCGCCTGGATGGAAACCCATCCAGAGAATTATTTCGGGGAGGGCGGCGCGGCGCTTCGAATCCTCGAGCGTATCAGGTCCCAATATTCGTTGAGTTTTCACGGGGTGGGCCTGTCCTTAGGCTCTACCGATCCACTTGACCATGTACATCTCCGGAAGCTTAAAGGCTTGATCGATCGTTTCGAACCGGCGTTCGTGTCGGAGCATCTCTCATGGAGTTCCGTCGACGGTCGTTTCTTCAACGATCTTCTGCCGCTGCCCTACACTCAGGAAAGCCTAGACCACGTTTGTACCAGGATCAACGAGGTCCAGACCATATTGAAGCGGCCACTCTTGATTGAGAACATTACCAGGTATCTGACCTGGGAAGACTCCATTGTGCCGGAAGGGGAATTTCTCGCTGAAACGGCCCGGATAACCGGCTGCGGAATCCTCCTTGATCTAAACAACGTCTATGTCAATGCCGTGAACCTTGGTCTGGACCCCCTCGAGCTTCTGAGCGCAATTCCAGCTCAGACTGTGCAGGAGATCCACCTGGCCGGCTTCGATCGCTTCGGACGCATGCTGCTCGATACCCATGGTCAAGCCATTTATCCAGAAGTCTGGGGCCTCTATCAGTGGACCATCCATCACTTTGGCCCACGTCCGACATTGATTGAATGGGACACCAACCTCCCACCGCTGGCTGTGCTGGTCGAGCAGGCGACCCATGCGGATGCCATATTGAAGGAATACCATCTTGCGGCTTCGTGA